From a region of the Impatiens glandulifera chromosome 4, dImpGla2.1, whole genome shotgun sequence genome:
- the LOC124935942 gene encoding 50S ribosomal protein L20-like: protein MNKKEIFKLAKGFRGRAKNCIRIARERVEKALQYSYRDRRTKKRDMRSLWIERINAGTRLHGVNYGNFMHGLLKENIQLNRKVLSELSMHEPYSFKALVDISHNAFPGNKKIASSIPTAKKEGLSILLD, encoded by the exons ATGAACAAAAAGGAAATATTCAAGCTTGCCAAGGGTTTCAGGGGGAGGGCAAAGAACTGCATAAGGATTGCTAGGGAAAGAGTTGAGAAGGCACTTCAGTATTCTTACAGAGACCGACGCACCAAAAAGCGTGATATGCGTTCCCTCTGGATCGAACGCATCAACGCTGGTACTCGTCTCCACGGC GTTAACTATGGTAATTTTATGCATGGGCTGTTGAAAGAGAACATCCAGCTTAATAGGAAAGTCCTATCAGAGTTGTCAATGCATGAGCCTTATAGCTTCAAGGCCTTAGTTGATATATCTCACAATGCATTTCCTGGAAACAAGAAAATTGCATCTTCTATTCCTACTGCAAAGAAGGAAGGTCTTTCCATCTTACTTGACTAA
- the LOC124936941 gene encoding 30-kDa cleavage and polyadenylation specificity factor 30-like, with translation MDEEENLSFDFEGSLDVGPFVSSATVPVVQAEDKVSSVGLITAAPVPAAEFQSINVGVRRSYRQTVCRHWLRGLCMKGEACGFLHQYVKSRMPVCRFFRIYGECHEQDCSYKHANEDINECNMYKMGFCPNGPNCRYRHAKLPGPPPPVEEVLQKIQRPGSHNYGGASNRFFQNPNGNYPQLLEKSNMPPGQNAMSQGMPVRPMVEAPYLQQQQVHYSQQPTPSHNISNGQQNQGSTTGAPLPQGISRYFIVKSCNRENLELSVQQGVWATQRSNEEKLNEAFDSVENVILIFSVNRTQNFQGCAKMTSRIGGFVGGGNWKSAQGTPNYGRNFSLKWLKLCELSFQNTRHLKNPYNENLPVKISRDCQELEPCVGEQLASLLYLERDSELMAISVAAEARREEEKAKGVNLENENPNIVTFEDNEEEEDEEEEESEEEEDESYASFGVGRGVGIGRGGMMWAPLPNIMGGHGMRPPPYYPGMPGVFPPILPYGGGMTPIPDMFGPRSFPPFGPSSFPPFFGPQVGGMGLIMGPGRGPFMGPRGGDRGPIGMQQSTFPRVARKDQKIQSGGGSNQVLMKDLEVEKEQQKQRYQGRGKGRHKEVESESGDEAPRRSRHGESKTGR, from the exons ATGGATGAAGAAGAAAACCTGAGTTTTGACTTCGAGGGTAGTCTTGATGTTGGTCCATTCGTCTCCTCTGCCACGGTGCCCGTCGTCCAAGCAGAAGACAAAGTGTCATCTGTGGGTTTGATCACCGCCGCTCCAGTCCCCGCGGCAGAATTTCAGTCTATCAATGTCGGAGTACGGAGAAGCTACCGGCAGACAGTATGCCGGCATTGGCTACGGGGACTCTGTATGAAGGGTGAAGCCTGCGGTTTTCTTCACCAGTATGTCAAGTCCAGGATGCCCGTTTGCCGGTTCTTTCGAATATATGGAGAGTGCCACGAGCAAGATTGCTCATATAAACATGCAAATGAAGATATCAATGAATGTAACAT GTACAAGATGGGATTCTGTCCAAATGGTCCCAATTGTCGATATAGGCATGCAAAGTTGCCTGGTCCACCACCTCCAGTAGAAGAAGTTCTCCAGAAAATTCAGCGTCCAGGATCACACAATTATGGGGGTGCATCAAATAGGTTTTTCCAGAACCCGAATGGAAATTACCCTCAACTTCTAGAAAAGTCTAATATGCCACCTGGCCAAAATGCTATGAGTCAAGGCATGCCTGTAAGACCCATGGTAGAGGCCCCATATTTGCAACAGCAGCAAGTGCATTATTCCCAACAACCAACTCCTTCACATAATATTTCCAATGGGCAACAAAATCAAGGGAGTACAACAGGGGCACCATTACCTCAAGGCATATCTAG GTACTTTATAGTCAAAAGTTGCAACCGTGAAAATTTGGAATTATCTGTACAACAAGGAGTATGGGCAACTCAAAGAAGCAATGAGGAAAAACTGAATGAAGCTTTTGATTCTGTTGAGAATGTAATTCTGATTTTTTCAGTGAAccgaactcaaaattttcag GGCTGTGCAAAAATGACTTCCAGAATTGGTGGATTTGTTGGAGGAGGGAACTGGAAGTCTGCACAAGGAACTCCAAACTACGGGAGAAACTTCTCTTTGAAATGGTTAAAG TTATGTGAGCTATCCTTTCAGAATACCAGGCATTTGAAGAACCCATATAATGAGAACTTACCTGTGAAG ATTAGCAGGGATTGCCAGGAGCTAGAGCCTTGTGTTGGAGAGCAGCTTGCATCGCTACTTTATCTTGAACGAGACAGTGAACTAATG GCGATCTCTGTTGCAGCAGAAGCAAGGAGAGAGGAAGAAAAAGCGAAGGGAGTAAATTTGGAGAATGAGAACCCAAACATAGTTACCTTTGAGGATAAcgaggaggaagaagatgaagaggaggaagaaagtgaggaggaagaagatgaaagcTATGCATCCTTTGGAGTAGGTAGAGGAGTAGGAATAGGAAGAGGAGGAATGATGTGGGCCCCACTTCCTAATATCATGGGAGGACATGGCATGAGACCGCCACCTTATTATCCAGGAATGCCAGGAGTTTTCCCACCTATACTCCCGTATGGTGGTGGAATGACACCAATCCCAGACATGTTTGGTCCACGTTCTTTTCCTCCTTTTGGTCCTAGTTCTTTTCCTCCTTTTTTCGGTCCTCAAGTTGGTGGAATGGGATTGATTATGGGTCCTGGACGTGGTCCTTTCATGGGTCCTAGAGGTGGTGATCGAGGACCAATTGGGATGCAACAATCTACATTCCCTCGTGTGGCTAGAAAGGACCAGAAGATTCAAAGTGGCGGCGGTTCAAATCAAGTACTCATGAAGGATCTAGAAGTAGAGAAGGAACAACAAAAACAAAGGTATCAGGGTAGAGGAAAAGGGCGGCATAAGGAGGTCGAGAGTGAAAGCGGAGATGAGGCACCGAGAAGGTCCAGGCACGGGGAGAGCAAGACTGGGAGATGA
- the LOC124936254 gene encoding uncharacterized protein LOC124936254, whose product MAGELVSVFEDASILLTDHNLVIGQEFPDVETCRRTLKDIAIALHFDLRIVKSDRSRFIARCSKEGCPWRIHVAKCPGVATFTIRTLHSEHTCEGVRDLHHQQASVGWVARSVEARVRDNPQYKPKEILEDIREQHGVAVSYMQAWRGKERSMAALHGTFEEGYGFLPAYCEQIKKTNPGSIASVFSTGLDNCFHRLFVSFRASIYGFINACRPLLELDKANLKGKYLGSLLCAAAIDADGALFPLAVGVVDVESNDNWMWFMSELRKLLGLNTENMPRLTILSERQPGLVEAVETHFPSAFHGFCLRYISENFRDTFKSSKLVNIFWNAVYALTSAEFETKVSEMVEISQDVIPWFQQYAPQLWAVAYFEGVRYGHVTLGITEILYNWALECHELPIVQMIEHIRNQIVVWFEERRDMGMRLTSIVVPYAEKKIFEAIADARCYQVLRANEVEFEIVSSERTNIVDIRSRVCSCRRWQIYGLPCAHGAAALISCGQNVHKFAELCFTVDSYRETYSQMINEIPDKSLWGGDGGAEGSNKMVVENAIRPPKTRRPPGRPKKKVLRVENLKRPKRVVQCGRCHLLGHSQKKCTMQI is encoded by the coding sequence ATGGCTGGGGAGCTTGTAAGCGTATTTGAAGATGCATCTATTCTTCTAACAGACCATAATCTGGTAATAGGTCAAGAGTTTCCTGATGTCGAGACATGTAGAAGAACACTAAAAGATATCGCCATTGCCCTTCATTTTGACCTAAGGATAGTGAAATCAGATCGTAGCAGGTTTATAGCTAGATGCTCAAAAGAAGGTTGTCCATGGCGTATACATGTAGCTAAATGTCCTGGCGTTGCCACCTTTACTATAAGAACCCTTCACAGTGAACATACTTGTGAAGGGGTTAGAGACCTTCATCATCAACAAGCATCTGTTGGATGGGTTGCCAGGTCGGTTGAAGCTAGGGTTCGTGATAATCCACAGTACAAACCAAAGGAAATTCTAGAGGATATTCGAGAACAACATGGAGTTGCAGTTTCGTATATGCAAGCTTGGCGTGGAAAGGAAAGAAGTATGGCTGCTCTTCATGGGACTTTTGAGGAAGGCTATGGCTTTCTTCCTGCATACTGTGAACAGATTAAAAAGACTAATCCAGGAAGCATTGCATCCGTTTTCTCTACTGGATTGGATAACTGTTTCCATCGATTATTCGTTTCTTTTCGAGCTTCGATTTATGGGTTTATCAATGCCTGCAGGCCGCTTCTGGAGCTCGACAAAGCAAATTTGAAAGGGAAATATTTAGGTTCTTTACTCTGTGCAGCCGCCATTGATGCAGATGGAGCTCTGTTTCCTTTAGCTGTGGGAGTTGTTGATGTTGAAAGTAACGATAACTGGATGTGGTTCATGTCCGAACTCAGGAAGCTTCTAGGACTCAATACCGAAAATATGCCTAGACTAACCATTCTATCGGAAAGACAACCCGGGTTAGTTGAGGCAGTTGAAACCCATTTCCCAAGTGCCTTTCATGGGTTTTGTCTACGTTATATAAGCGAGAATTTCCGTGATACTTTCAAAAGCTCCAAATTGGTTAACATATTCTGGAACGCAGTTTACGCGCTCACATCAGCTGAGTTTGAAACAAAAGTTTCCGAAATGGTGGAAATTTCGCAAGATGTAATCCCTTGGTTTCAACAATATGCCCCTCAGCTATGGGCGGTTGCGTATTTTGAAGGAGTTCGTTACGGTCATGTTACATTAGGGATAACTGAGATTTTGTATAATTGGGCATTAGAATGTCACGAACTTCCAATTGTGCAGATGATTGAACATATTCGTAATCAAATTGTGGTTTGGTTTGAAGAACGACGAGATATGGGTATGAGGTTGACTTCTATTGTTGTTCCGTATGCGGAGAAGAAGATATTCGAAGCGATTGCGGATGCTCGTTGCTATCAAGTACTTAGAGCGAATGAAGTTGAGTTTGAGATTGTTTCGAGTGAGAGGACGAACATTGTTGATATAAGGAGTCGAGTTTGTTCGTGTAGGCGTTGGCAGATTTATGGTTTGCCTTGTGCACATGGAGCAGCTGCTCTGATTTCATGTGGGCAGAATGTTCATAAATTTGCAGAGCTTTGTTTTACTGTTGATAGTTATAGGGAGACTTATTCGCAGATGATTAATGAAATTCCTGATAAGAGTTTGTGGGGAGGAGATGGAGGTGCGGAAGGTTCTAATAAGATGGTTGTTGAAAATGCTATTCGACCACCTAAAACTAGAAGGCCACCAGGAAGGCCTAAAAAGAAGGTTCTTCGGGTAGAGAATTTGAAGAGACCGAAGAGAGTTGTTCAATGTGGCCGGTGTCATTTGTTGGGACATTCTCAAAAGAAATGCACAATGCAAATTTGA